From a region of the Toxotes jaculatrix isolate fToxJac2 chromosome 7, fToxJac2.pri, whole genome shotgun sequence genome:
- the c7h5orf34 gene encoding uncharacterized protein C5orf34 homolog, giving the protein METDASVSSMIMYEDESVDVRYVNGSQLQLSPCGSEFMLVKSTDPSGHPLQPRERVRQRTRFTISSYKELIAAALEFRNKYASRPYLPEELIPAEHKKPFFSIDSYVQWPEWSSCEAELGPGGETIVWSEEGSAALMLSPSGEEFSVKFTCSLSQTQCFNRDPADGLGSQQQICQSTNNETKEVHQGRGSKRNESVRSRSCSPRIISTSQPKPQEKYQSTTVVQHHSCLANAPMWRYPLSLARHHWTACLSQPKVAGAEGTGNSAQADGKVNTSDVFSEERRSQLPQALPVTCPSPHRHRWKIVDPLATKEQSDQDLPTELVKVMWCHGVTYRILSGAVSVIDVSPGDGSVIRSNGVLNSYFTHYQPELQSGRVKEISYHLNSLPPDVCGQVYSVCSVVSRAGRILTCYNQAKQSLKLPATPSCLQEATEHRHFLKPQMLEENLSDPTSADHHMNVTQAVESRSDVVAAELAKIKRFNFLLENSHLQSCEKGSVEPQVRSAEEVTHEPVNESSIAEALQRTSRAIKDIDALISTATLT; this is encoded by the exons ATGGAAACCGACGCTAGCGTCAGTTCGATGATCATGTACGAGGATGAGTCGGTGGATGTTCGCTATGTAAACGGGTCTCAGTTACAACTGTCGCCGTGCGGCAGTGAATTCATGCTGGTGAAATCCACAGACCCCTCCGGCCATCCTCTGCAGCCCAGAGAGAGAGTCCGACAGAGGACGAGGTTCACCATCAGCTCATACAAG GAGCTGATAGCAGCTGCCTTGGAATTCAGGAATAAATATGCAAGTCGACCTTATCTGCCAGAGGAACTTATCCCTGCTGAACACAAGAAG ccttTTTTCAGCATTGACTCCTACGTGCAATGGCCTGAGTGGTCTTCCTGTGAAGCTGAGCTGGGGCCTGGAGGTGAGACCATCGTCTGGTCTGAGGAGGGGAGCGCTGCCCTCATGCTGTCGCCCTCAGGTGAAGAATTTTCGGTCAAGTTCACGTGTAGCctcagtcagactcagtgtTTCAACAGAGATCCTGCTGATGGACTGGGCAGTCAGCAGCAAATCTGTCAGAGCACCAATAACGAGACCAAAGAGGTTCATCAGGGAAGAGGAAGTAAAAGGAACGAGTCGGTAAGATCAAGGTCCTGTTCTCCACGGATTATCAGCACCTCTCAGCCAAAG CCACAGGAGAAGTACCAATCCACCACTGTGGTCCAGCATCACTCCTGCCTTGCTAATGCCCCCATGTGGCGCTACCCTCTCTCCTTGGCTCGCCATCACTGGACAGCTTGTCTCTCTCAACCTAAAGTTGCCGGAGCAGAGGGAACCGGCAATTCTGCTCAGGCAGACGGGAAAGTAAACACGTCTGATGTATTTAGTGAAGAGAGAAGGTCTCAGCTTCCTCAGGCGCTGCCTGTCACATGTCCGTCCCCTCACAGACACAG GTGGAAGATTGTAGACCCCCTGGCCACAAAAGAACAGTCAGATCAAGACCTTCCAACAGAGCTGGTGAAAGTGATGTGGTGTCATGGAGTCACCTACAG GATACTGAGCGGGGCTGTCTCAGTCATAGATGTTTCACCAGGAGATGGATCAGTGATCCGGTCTAATGGTGTCCTTAACTCTTATTTTACCCATTACCAACCTGAACTCCAGTCAGGGCGG GTGAAAGAGATATCATACCATTTGAATAGCCTTCCACCGGATGTATGCGGACAGGTGTACTCTGTGTGCTCTGTTGTGAGTCGTGCAGGCAG GATCCTCACTTGCTACAACCAGGCCAAGCAATCGCTGAAGCTCCCTGCCACGCCCAGCTGCTTGCAAGAGGCCACAGAA cacagGCATTTTTTGAAACCACAGATGCTTGAAGAAAACCTGTCCGACCCTACATCTGCTGACCATCACATGAATGTCACACAGGCAGTCGAAAGTCG GTCAGATGTTGTAGCTGCAGAACTGGCGAAGATAAAACGGTTCAACT TTCTTCTAGAGAACAGTCACCTACAAAGTTGTGAGAAAGGAAGTGTGGAGCCGCAAGTTCGTTCTGCAGAAGAGGTGACTCATGAACCAGTGAATGAGAGCTCCATTGCTGAAGCTCTTCAGAGGACATCCAGAGCCATTAAGGACATTGATGCTCTCATATCCACAGCGACACTGACTTGA
- the LOC121184887 gene encoding FYN-binding protein 1-like: protein MAKFAKSRISVPDASSKEKVRAVSSVKSLISVLEANLSHAANTISGCHTQRGTDSSRSSVSLASASTTREQSLTDSNGCVKNIICTKPPMLPKTLKPKSLKTHETQNKFQRESSRPCVPVKKLPDVRVLRGPPPKPDRPPNVDIRRFRRSTKPLNDGPGMMMPRCVAPSLAPPPFNHIAVFRCTKLNTMSPPSHPNEEHPSNRTENKGPAHVIEKGKTPAGYKGGESAFSLNQGRIIQSTVAEDPIYDDVDNPETRGFLLPQPTTDGDDIYDDVDYQRALLPFDRPDIYDNMNEGYIYEIE, encoded by the exons ATGGCTAAGTTTGCTAAAAGTCGCATCTCTGTGCCAGACGCCTCCAGCAAAGAAAAGGTCCGCGCTGTATCCTCTGTTAAATCTTTAATAAGTGTTTTGGAGGCAAATCTATCACATGCTGCGAACACAATCAGTGGATGCCATACTCAGAGAGGCACTGACTCCTCTAGATCCAGTGTCTCTCTTGCTTCAGCCAGCACAACCAGAGAGCAAAGTCTGACTGACAGCAATGGTTGTGTGAAAAACATCATCTGCACGAAACCCCCCATGCTCCctaaaacactgaaaccaaaatccctaaaaacacatgaaacccaaaataaatttcaaagAGAGAGCAGTCGGCCCTGTGTTCCCGTGAAGAAGCTACCTGATGTGCGTGTCCTGAGAGGCCCTCCTCCGAAGCCTGACAGACCTCCAAATGTTGACATTCGTCGATTCAGAAGGAGTACTAAACCTTTGAATGATG GACCAGGGATGATGATGCCACGCTGTGTTGCTCCTTCACTTGCCCCTCCACCATTCAACCACATAGCTGTTTT CAGGTGTACAAAGTTGAACACCATGAGCCCTCCGTCGCACCCCAATGAAG AACATCCTTCTAACAGGACAGAG AATAAAGGACCTGCTCATGTAATTGAGAAGGGCAAGACACCTGCTGGTTATAAAGGAGGAGAATCAGCATTCTCTCTGAATCAAGGAAGGATCATTCAGAGCACAG TTGCAGAGGATCCCATTTACGATGATGTGGATAATCCAGAGACAAG AGGTTTTCTTCTGCCGCAACCAACCACAGATGGAG ATGACATATATGATGATGTTGATTACCAGAGAGCTCTTCTGCCTTTTGATAG GCCTGATATTTATGACAACATGAATGAAG gttacATCTATGAAATCGAGTAA
- the rnf34a gene encoding E3 ubiquitin-protein ligase RNF34a isoform X2 — translation MWASCCGLLNEVMGTGAVRGQQPGFGAGAGPFRFAPSAGYSTYPPTSSGSPSLVCKACGQAFSVFRRKYICCDCKKSFCSLCSVLQENLRICATCHLLKATAFQRPRLMRLRVKDLRQYLLLHNIPTDTCREKEDLVDLVLCHQGIEEEEDPDTGSLHSRSLYTPTPSTTQSASELSAFVASQEEPLSRSDSSDTNQDIGDATSVSLLNLDPSEHTPEVSPQARRRARASLSDISSLRDIEGLSVRQLKEILARNFVNYSGCCEKWELVERVSRLYRETEENRKSLENVSSTVTTDGEKGPLTIHDDNLCRICMDAMIDCVLLECGHMVTCTKCGKRMNECPICRQYVVRAVHVFKS, via the exons ATGTGGGCTTCATGCTGTGGTCTGCTGAATGAAGTCATGGGTACTGGGGCCGTCAGAGGCCAGCAGCCGGGGTTTGGGGCGGGTGCTGGACCCTTCAGATTTGCCCCCAGTGCGGGCTACTCCACATACCCGCCCACCAGCTCAGGGAGTCCCAGTCTTGTATGCAAGGCCTGTGGCCAGGCCTTCTCAGTCTTCAGGAGGAAG TATATTTGCTGCGACTGCAAGAAGAGCTTCTGCTCGCTGTGCTCCGTGCTGCAGGAGAATTTGCGCATTTGTGCCACATGCCATTTGCTGAAAGCGACGGCCTTTCAGCGGCCTCGGCTCATGCGTCTACGAGTAAAGGACCTGCGTCAGTACTTGCTGCTCCATAACATCCCCACCGATACCTGCAGGGAAAAGGAAGACCTGGTGGACTTGGTGCTCTGTCACCAAGGCattgaagaggaggaggacccTGACACGGGAAGCCTCCACTCGCGTTCCTTGTATACACCGACCCCTTCTACCACACAgtctgcctctgagctgtctgCTTTCGTCGCCTCTCAGGAGGAACCGCTCAGCAGGAGTGATAGCTCTGACACCAACCAG GATATAGGTGACGCCACGTCGGTGTCTCTCCTCAACTTGGACCCCAGTGAACACACTCCTGAG GTGAGTCCTCAGGCGCGACGCCGGGCCAGAGCATCTCTCTCAGACATCTCCAGCTTGAGGGACATCGAGGGCCTGTCTGTCAGACAGCTGAAGGAGATCCTGGCCAGGAACTTCGTCAACTATTCAGGGTGCTGTGAGAAGTGGGAGCTGGTGGAGCGTGTCAGCAGACTgtacagggagacagaggagaacagaaaatCAT TGGAAAATGTGAGCAGTACTGTAACCACAG ACGGCGAGAAGGGTCCGCTGACGATCCATGACGACAACCTCTGCAGGATCTGCATGGACGCCATGATCGACTGCGTTCTCCTGGAGTGCGGTCACATGGTCACCTGCACCAAGTGTGGCAAGAGGATGAACGAGTGCCCGATCTGCCGGCAGTACGTCGTGAGGGCCGTGCATGTCTTCAAGTCCTAG
- the rnf34a gene encoding E3 ubiquitin-protein ligase RNF34a isoform X1, with translation MKAGASSMWASCCGLLNEVMGTGAVRGQQPGFGAGAGPFRFAPSAGYSTYPPTSSGSPSLVCKACGQAFSVFRRKYICCDCKKSFCSLCSVLQENLRICATCHLLKATAFQRPRLMRLRVKDLRQYLLLHNIPTDTCREKEDLVDLVLCHQGIEEEEDPDTGSLHSRSLYTPTPSTTQSASELSAFVASQEEPLSRSDSSDTNQDIGDATSVSLLNLDPSEHTPEVSPQARRRARASLSDISSLRDIEGLSVRQLKEILARNFVNYSGCCEKWELVERVSRLYRETEENRKSLENVSSTVTTDGEKGPLTIHDDNLCRICMDAMIDCVLLECGHMVTCTKCGKRMNECPICRQYVVRAVHVFKS, from the exons ATGAAG gcagggGCCTCGTCCATGTGGGCTTCATGCTGTGGTCTGCTGAATGAAGTCATGGGTACTGGGGCCGTCAGAGGCCAGCAGCCGGGGTTTGGGGCGGGTGCTGGACCCTTCAGATTTGCCCCCAGTGCGGGCTACTCCACATACCCGCCCACCAGCTCAGGGAGTCCCAGTCTTGTATGCAAGGCCTGTGGCCAGGCCTTCTCAGTCTTCAGGAGGAAG TATATTTGCTGCGACTGCAAGAAGAGCTTCTGCTCGCTGTGCTCCGTGCTGCAGGAGAATTTGCGCATTTGTGCCACATGCCATTTGCTGAAAGCGACGGCCTTTCAGCGGCCTCGGCTCATGCGTCTACGAGTAAAGGACCTGCGTCAGTACTTGCTGCTCCATAACATCCCCACCGATACCTGCAGGGAAAAGGAAGACCTGGTGGACTTGGTGCTCTGTCACCAAGGCattgaagaggaggaggacccTGACACGGGAAGCCTCCACTCGCGTTCCTTGTATACACCGACCCCTTCTACCACACAgtctgcctctgagctgtctgCTTTCGTCGCCTCTCAGGAGGAACCGCTCAGCAGGAGTGATAGCTCTGACACCAACCAG GATATAGGTGACGCCACGTCGGTGTCTCTCCTCAACTTGGACCCCAGTGAACACACTCCTGAG GTGAGTCCTCAGGCGCGACGCCGGGCCAGAGCATCTCTCTCAGACATCTCCAGCTTGAGGGACATCGAGGGCCTGTCTGTCAGACAGCTGAAGGAGATCCTGGCCAGGAACTTCGTCAACTATTCAGGGTGCTGTGAGAAGTGGGAGCTGGTGGAGCGTGTCAGCAGACTgtacagggagacagaggagaacagaaaatCAT TGGAAAATGTGAGCAGTACTGTAACCACAG ACGGCGAGAAGGGTCCGCTGACGATCCATGACGACAACCTCTGCAGGATCTGCATGGACGCCATGATCGACTGCGTTCTCCTGGAGTGCGGTCACATGGTCACCTGCACCAAGTGTGGCAAGAGGATGAACGAGTGCCCGATCTGCCGGCAGTACGTCGTGAGGGCCGTGCATGTCTTCAAGTCCTAG